From one Bacteroides eggerthii genomic stretch:
- a CDS encoding HU family DNA-binding protein: MSAYYDLYETPSPDGKEDKKSLHARICPKGTYTQKEFVEHVSTFQHLPKNVIGAALDACIDELCDLLANGNIVELGELGFFSTSLKCLRETDDEKKKIRSESVQFQNVHLRISSTFRNNIKKKMTLERVHSTTKKSKKAVETTEETRKAELELFLKRNVCINKNEYIQLSGLTRHAAIDELNKFILQGFLRRRGVGRSTVYVRQEKDTANEI; this comes from the coding sequence ATGAGCGCGTATTACGACCTTTACGAAACGCCTTCGCCCGACGGGAAAGAAGACAAGAAATCACTCCATGCACGTATCTGCCCGAAAGGGACTTATACCCAAAAGGAGTTTGTGGAACATGTCTCTACATTCCAACATCTGCCCAAGAATGTGATAGGGGCAGCACTGGATGCCTGCATCGACGAACTTTGCGACCTGCTGGCCAACGGAAACATCGTGGAGCTGGGAGAACTCGGATTCTTCAGCACTTCACTGAAATGCCTGCGTGAGACCGACGACGAGAAAAAGAAAATCCGCTCCGAATCCGTCCAATTCCAAAACGTACACCTGCGCATCAGCAGCACGTTCCGCAACAACATCAAGAAAAAAATGACGTTGGAACGTGTACACTCCACTACCAAGAAATCGAAAAAAGCAGTAGAGACCACCGAAGAAACAAGAAAAGCCGAACTGGAACTGTTCCTCAAGCGGAATGTATGCATCAACAAAAACGAATACATCCAATTGAGTGGGCTGACCAGACATGCCGCCATAGACGAACTGAACAAATTCATCCTGCAAGGATTCCTTCGCCGCCGCGGGGTGGGAAGGTCAACGGTCTATGTGCGGCAAGAAAAAGACACAGCAAACGAAATTTAG